One Sphingomonas sp. SUN039 genomic window carries:
- a CDS encoding cytochrome c biogenesis CcdA family protein — protein MADTLSPLLALGAGALTILSPCVLPLVPIVLGSAAHQHRFGPLALAAGLVASFTIIGFVVATLGASTGFDGEVVRLFGAVLLVLAGIFLLVPAAQAYLTRAATPLADWASQRQAGLVRYGLAGQAAIGVLLGMVWSPCVGPTLGAATVLAAQGENLGQVALVMFAFGLGIAAVLLLIAFTSRAVFTRWRSKLMAAGSGGKRALGGLLLVVGVMIFTGIDRILEGVLVSASPEWLTELTTMI, from the coding sequence ATGGCCGATACGCTTTCGCCGCTCCTCGCGCTTGGCGCGGGCGCCTTGACGATCTTGTCGCCGTGCGTCCTGCCGCTCGTCCCGATCGTGCTCGGCAGCGCGGCGCATCAGCACCGCTTCGGGCCGCTGGCGCTGGCGGCGGGGCTGGTTGCGTCGTTCACGATCATTGGCTTTGTCGTCGCGACGCTTGGGGCTTCGACCGGCTTCGACGGCGAGGTGGTGCGGCTGTTTGGAGCTGTCTTGTTGGTGCTGGCCGGCATCTTCCTGCTCGTCCCCGCCGCGCAGGCATATCTGACCCGTGCTGCAACGCCCCTCGCCGATTGGGCGAGTCAGCGTCAGGCAGGGCTGGTGCGATATGGTCTTGCCGGGCAGGCCGCCATCGGCGTGCTGCTCGGCATGGTCTGGAGCCCTTGTGTCGGCCCGACACTGGGTGCGGCAACGGTGCTCGCCGCGCAGGGGGAGAATCTTGGCCAAGTCGCGCTCGTCATGTTTGCGTTCGGATTGGGCATTGCGGCGGTATTGCTGCTGATCGCTTTCACCTCCCGCGCGGTCTTCACTCGTTGGCGCAGCAAATTGATGGCGGCGGGCAGCGGCGGCAAGCGCGCGCTCGGCGGGCTCTTGCTCGTCGTCGGTGTCATGATCTTCACGGGTATCGACCGCATTCTCGAAGGCGTGCTTGTCAGTGCATCGCCCGAATGGCTCACCGAGCTGACAACGATGATCTAG
- a CDS encoding thioredoxin family protein: protein MRALTAISYVAALIGASAPAVAAEYKPFDRATFDAAQKAGRPTLVEVNAWWCPVCASQTNTIKATVGAPEYAKLLILRINFDKQKAEWQAFNVTKQSTLIAFKGGRELGRVSYITDKTKIRDLLALTTR, encoded by the coding sequence ATGCGTGCCTTGACCGCTATTTCCTATGTTGCAGCCCTGATCGGCGCGAGCGCGCCGGCAGTTGCCGCCGAATACAAACCGTTCGACCGCGCGACTTTTGACGCTGCGCAAAAGGCGGGTCGGCCGACCCTGGTCGAAGTGAATGCCTGGTGGTGCCCCGTGTGTGCGTCTCAAACGAACACAATCAAGGCAACCGTCGGCGCGCCCGAATACGCCAAGCTGCTCATCCTCCGCATCAATTTCGACAAGCAAAAGGCCGAATGGCAGGCATTCAACGTCACCAAACAATCGACGCTGATCGCGTTCAAGGGCGGACGCGAACTGGGCCGAGTGTCGTACATTACCGACAAGACCAAAATCCGCGATCTGCTCGCTTTGACGACGCGCTGA
- a CDS encoding 3-oxoacyl-ACP synthase III family protein codes for MTSAPTTVAPWLSTGRLAVLGTGTALPGAPVETDALIDHMANRFGLNRRGEARAISRRMAIRSRHFCRPFDARDEVARPGQSNPDLVASAVLSALDDAGLTVDDIGYLIGHTTTPLQPIPSNIALAADRLGYRGPHLELRQACTGFANASMIAFGLLSVPDAKPVVLVGSETGSLWFDPAHAIDDTSQLVNLMQMGDGAAAIVLGPAADTGPVLHAAWFGALGLGKAPGLHVRHGATEFDHDYAAILASGPALFDAGVASARLQGISLESADIIVPHQVSGRVATQIEQRFGLAPGDAFTCANRLGNTGSAAMWMALSELRRDGLAQGARILALGAEATKFMYGGFVYDHPRS; via the coding sequence GTGACGTCTGCCCCGACGACCGTCGCGCCTTGGCTGTCGACCGGTCGACTTGCCGTGCTAGGGACAGGCACGGCTCTACCCGGCGCTCCCGTCGAAACCGACGCGCTGATCGACCACATGGCAAACCGCTTCGGACTGAATCGCCGAGGCGAAGCACGCGCGATCTCCCGCCGGATGGCCATCCGCAGCCGCCATTTCTGCCGCCCTTTCGACGCCCGCGACGAAGTCGCCCGCCCCGGCCAGTCGAATCCCGACCTCGTCGCCAGCGCCGTCCTGTCGGCCCTCGACGATGCCGGCCTGACGGTTGACGATATCGGCTATCTGATCGGCCATACCACGACCCCGCTCCAGCCGATCCCATCGAACATTGCCCTGGCTGCCGACCGGCTGGGGTACAGGGGCCCGCATCTCGAGCTTCGTCAAGCGTGCACGGGATTTGCCAATGCGTCGATGATTGCGTTCGGTCTGCTGTCGGTACCGGATGCAAAGCCGGTCGTTCTGGTCGGGTCGGAAACTGGATCCTTGTGGTTCGATCCGGCCCACGCCATCGACGACACCTCCCAGCTCGTAAATCTCATGCAAATGGGCGATGGCGCGGCTGCCATCGTGCTCGGTCCGGCGGCTGACACCGGCCCTGTACTGCACGCGGCATGGTTCGGGGCGCTGGGGTTGGGTAAAGCGCCGGGGCTGCACGTGCGACATGGGGCGACTGAATTCGACCACGACTATGCCGCGATCCTCGCCTCCGGCCCCGCACTGTTCGACGCGGGCGTTGCCAGCGCGCGGCTCCAAGGCATTTCGCTTGAGAGTGCCGATATCATCGTGCCGCATCAGGTCAGTGGACGTGTTGCCACACAGATCGAACAGCGATTCGGCCTTGCGCCGGGGGATGCGTTCACGTGCGCGAATCGCCTCGGCAACACCGGCTCGGCGGCGATGTGGATGGCACTGTCAGAGCTTCGGCGCGACGGACTGGCACAGGGAGCCCGCATTCTGGCGCTCGGCGCCGAGGCCACAAAATTTATGTACGGCGGTTTTGTTTACGACCATCCCCGATCCTGA
- a CDS encoding 3-oxoacyl-ACP synthase, with product MAAIVPLCFEIDSSLPATPVRVAPSARLTDDAAAALAMLIPLLGCGEEAAAMAFDALSDIAAFQIESEALGVIASEERVHDALLRGIRAALPVPVGTERLLVSARRFHIRLQSGGPTAHLARIAALDAAVCLILGRLTQRQGAVARDPVICGVLRRIRNDEARHVAVARQLVMRHGTPAALRDTAAAARCALADTLGLVGDAFERLAVDPAVLDRGIRQLPDGLLKA from the coding sequence ATGGCAGCAATTGTACCGCTGTGTTTCGAAATCGACAGTAGCCTCCCCGCGACGCCGGTCCGCGTCGCCCCGTCCGCCCGGCTGACCGACGATGCGGCAGCAGCACTTGCCATGCTCATCCCGCTGCTTGGATGCGGCGAAGAGGCTGCGGCAATGGCATTCGATGCTCTTTCGGATATCGCGGCGTTTCAGATCGAGTCGGAAGCGCTCGGGGTGATTGCAAGCGAAGAACGTGTCCATGACGCCCTGCTGCGCGGCATACGGGCAGCGCTCCCCGTACCGGTCGGGACCGAACGATTGCTGGTGTCGGCGCGGCGCTTTCATATCCGCCTGCAGTCGGGCGGGCCGACCGCCCATCTCGCGCGGATTGCTGCGCTGGATGCGGCAGTGTGTCTGATTCTGGGCCGCCTGACCCAAAGGCAAGGAGCTGTCGCGCGCGATCCTGTCATCTGTGGCGTCCTTAGACGCATCCGCAACGACGAGGCACGTCATGTCGCGGTCGCACGACAGCTTGTGATGCGCCATGGCACTCCCGCTGCGCTGCGCGATACGGCGGCAGCGGCGAGATGCGCGCTGGCCGATACGCTGGGTCTGGTCGGCGATGCTTTCGAACGCCTTGCGGTCGATCCTGCGGTACTCGACCGGGGCATCCGCCAACTGCCTGACGGGCTGCTCAAGGCGTGA
- a CDS encoding nitronate monooxygenase family protein, with product MTLPAILSNLRLPLIGSPLFIVSGPELVIAQCKAGIVGAFPALNARPQGLLDEWLHRITEELAAHNRAHPDRPAAPYAVNQIVHKSNDRLEADLATCAKWQVPVTITSLGAREDLNAAVHAWGGITLHDVINDKFARKAIEKGADGLIPVAAGAGGHAGVQSPFALISEIREWFDGPVALSGAIGNGRSILAAQACGADLAYMGSAFIATKEANSDPDYKQGIVEGRAEDIVYSSLFTGVHGNYLRQSIEAAGLDPDNLPEGDFKTMNFSQSSNAPAKAWRDIWGSGQGIGAIHESLSVADFVDKLEREYRAAKMELDAKVRA from the coding sequence ATGACCCTGCCCGCCATTCTTTCGAACCTTCGTCTTCCGCTCATCGGTTCGCCGTTGTTCATCGTGTCAGGCCCCGAACTCGTCATTGCCCAGTGCAAGGCGGGGATCGTCGGCGCGTTTCCGGCGCTGAACGCGCGGCCGCAGGGGCTGCTCGACGAATGGCTGCACCGGATCACCGAGGAACTGGCCGCGCACAACCGCGCCCATCCCGACCGGCCCGCAGCGCCCTATGCGGTAAACCAGATCGTCCATAAATCGAACGACCGGCTCGAGGCCGATCTGGCGACCTGCGCCAAGTGGCAGGTGCCGGTGACGATCACGTCGCTCGGCGCGCGCGAGGACCTGAACGCGGCGGTCCATGCCTGGGGCGGCATAACGCTCCATGACGTCATCAACGACAAGTTCGCCCGCAAGGCGATCGAAAAAGGGGCCGACGGCCTTATCCCGGTCGCGGCGGGTGCCGGCGGTCATGCCGGGGTCCAGTCCCCCTTCGCGCTTATCTCCGAAATCCGCGAATGGTTCGACGGGCCGGTCGCGCTGTCGGGCGCGATCGGCAACGGGCGCTCGATTCTCGCGGCGCAGGCGTGTGGGGCGGACCTCGCCTATATGGGCAGCGCTTTTATCGCGACGAAGGAAGCCAACTCCGATCCCGATTACAAACAGGGTATCGTCGAGGGACGCGCGGAAGATATTGTCTATTCGTCGCTGTTCACCGGCGTGCATGGCAATTACCTGCGCCAGTCGATCGAAGCGGCGGGCCTCGACCCCGACAATCTGCCCGAGGGCGACTTCAAGACGATGAATTTCAGCCAGTCGTCGAACGCACCTGCCAAGGCGTGGCGCGACATCTGGGGGTCGGGTCAGGGCATCGGTGCGATCCACGAGAGCCTGAGCGTCGCCGATTTCGTCGACAAGCTGGAACGTGAATACCGTGCGGCCAAGATGGAGCTGGACGCAAAGGTCCGCGCCTAA
- the ccmC gene encoding heme ABC transporter permease CcmC translates to MHAFANPAKFLRLARPLTAIFGIGGALLIAIGCYAGLVLTPPDYLQGDAVRILYIHVPAAWLSMAGWSGIAIASLAQLVWRHPLSGVAARAVAVPGAMFTAICLITGAIWGRPTWGTYWQWDGRMTSVLVLLFLYIGYIALASNSSERGSVSRVTAIYGLVGAINLPIIKYSVQWWNTLHQAPSITLKGSAISSELLWPLGFTVLGFSFLFGAILLMRMRAILAGAKVEARLARLAAA, encoded by the coding sequence ATGCATGCCTTTGCAAATCCCGCCAAGTTCTTGCGCCTCGCGCGGCCGCTGACTGCGATCTTCGGGATCGGCGGAGCGTTATTGATCGCGATCGGATGTTATGCCGGGCTGGTGCTGACGCCGCCCGATTATTTGCAGGGAGATGCGGTCCGCATTCTCTACATCCATGTACCTGCCGCTTGGCTGTCGATGGCGGGGTGGAGCGGCATAGCGATTGCCAGCCTGGCGCAACTGGTGTGGCGGCATCCACTGTCGGGCGTGGCGGCGCGCGCAGTTGCCGTGCCGGGTGCCATGTTTACGGCGATCTGCCTGATAACCGGCGCCATCTGGGGCCGTCCGACCTGGGGCACCTATTGGCAATGGGACGGGCGCATGACGTCGGTGCTCGTGCTGCTGTTCCTCTACATCGGCTATATCGCACTCGCTTCGAACAGCAGCGAGCGGGGCAGCGTGAGCCGCGTCACCGCGATCTACGGGCTGGTCGGCGCGATCAACCTGCCGATCATCAAATACAGTGTGCAATGGTGGAACACGCTGCATCAGGCACCGTCGATCACGCTCAAGGGGTCGGCCATCTCGTCCGAGCTGCTCTGGCCGCTGGGCTTTACCGTACTTGGCTTCAGCTTTTTGTTCGGGGCCATCTTGCTGATGCGGATGCGCGCCATTTTGGCGGGCGCGAAGGTCGAGGCGCGGCTCGCAAGGCTGGCAGCCGCATGA
- the ccmE gene encoding cytochrome c maturation protein CcmE, whose protein sequence is MKPKQQRLFLGLAAVAAIVGSGFLAMSAIGEKASFFYSPADIAKDGVPQGQAIRLGGMVTGGSIKKAADGVTIDFLVHDGPAKVPVRFRGIPPDLFKENSGVVAEGRFEGATFVASNLLAKHDERYMPPQMDGKQHKTTTLAAQ, encoded by the coding sequence ATGAAACCCAAGCAGCAACGCCTGTTCCTCGGGCTGGCAGCGGTCGCAGCCATTGTCGGCTCGGGCTTCCTCGCCATGTCGGCGATCGGGGAAAAGGCGAGCTTCTTCTATTCGCCTGCCGACATTGCCAAGGACGGTGTGCCGCAAGGTCAGGCGATCCGCTTAGGGGGAATGGTAACCGGCGGCAGCATCAAAAAGGCTGCCGACGGCGTCACTATCGATTTCCTCGTCCATGACGGCCCCGCGAAGGTGCCGGTGCGCTTCCGCGGGATTCCACCCGATCTCTTCAAGGAGAACTCGGGCGTCGTGGCGGAGGGACGCTTCGAAGGAGCGACCTTCGTCGCCAGCAATTTGCTCGCCAAGCATGACGAACGCTACATGCCGCCGCAGATGGACGGCAAGCAGCACAAGACGACGACGCTCGCGGCGCAATGA
- a CDS encoding heme lyase CcmF/NrfE family subunit: MIAEAGLAALWLAAALALLQFALACLGLNDERTQLRHGVRAVAVVQGLFVALAFALLVICFLRSDMSVQLVVTNSHSAKPWLYKLAGTWGNHEGSMLLWVTILGAAGGLVALLERRVVERTLTATLGAQALISFGFYAFLLFASNPFARAFPVPEDGQGLNPLLQDPGLAFHPPTLYIGYVGMSVAFSFAVGALVTRDVGRDFARAMRPWVLGAWIFLTLGITAGSYWAYYELGWGGWWFWDPVENASLMPWLAATALLHSVTVLATRDGLRAWTIMLAVVAFSMSMIGTFLVRSGILTSVHAFAVDPERGSFILALLALYIGGALALFAIRISTVKEGTQFDLVSREGALVANNLLLSAILGIVFVGTLYPLFAEAVSGDKLSVGPPYFNATAGPLTLALVIVMALGPVSRWRRDELRAVVGRVAIPVLLSAAALLAMVVFAPRIHILSFLGIVLAVGVGAASLAPLWGRNLRRTPMITYGMVLAHFGVAVSLAGMATESAFIKETLVASQMGETHTVGPYKITLKSIEPVAGPNWTALEAELVAQRGDNTPFTLRPQSRMFSNPPTETNEAAIATRLDGQLYLVLGKPDGQGRWQLRLWWKPMVTLIWLGGALIALGGLLSLIGRSLRERGQSLRKAYG; encoded by the coding sequence ATGATTGCCGAAGCCGGTCTTGCCGCCTTGTGGCTCGCCGCCGCGCTTGCGCTGCTCCAGTTCGCGCTGGCGTGCCTCGGCCTGAACGACGAGCGCACCCAATTGCGGCATGGCGTCCGCGCCGTTGCGGTCGTGCAAGGGCTGTTCGTCGCGCTCGCATTCGCCCTGCTGGTCATCTGCTTCCTGCGGTCCGATATGTCGGTGCAGCTGGTCGTGACCAACAGCCATTCGGCGAAACCCTGGCTCTACAAGCTGGCGGGGACATGGGGGAACCATGAGGGGTCGATGCTCCTCTGGGTCACGATTCTGGGGGCAGCAGGCGGACTTGTTGCGCTGCTCGAACGGCGCGTCGTCGAACGGACGCTGACCGCGACGCTCGGCGCGCAGGCGCTGATTTCTTTCGGCTTTTACGCCTTTCTGCTGTTCGCCTCGAACCCTTTCGCGCGCGCGTTTCCCGTGCCCGAGGACGGGCAGGGGCTGAATCCCTTGCTGCAAGACCCCGGCCTCGCCTTCCATCCACCGACGCTCTATATCGGCTATGTCGGCATGTCGGTCGCGTTCAGCTTTGCCGTCGGGGCGCTGGTGACGCGCGACGTCGGGCGCGATTTCGCTCGCGCGATGCGGCCGTGGGTGCTCGGCGCCTGGATATTCCTGACGCTCGGCATCACGGCGGGCAGTTACTGGGCCTATTACGAGCTTGGCTGGGGCGGCTGGTGGTTCTGGGATCCAGTCGAGAACGCCTCGCTGATGCCGTGGCTCGCCGCGACGGCACTGCTCCATTCGGTGACTGTGCTGGCGACGCGCGACGGTCTGCGCGCCTGGACGATCATGCTCGCGGTGGTTGCGTTCAGCATGTCGATGATCGGCACCTTCCTTGTCCGTTCGGGCATTTTGACCAGCGTCCACGCCTTCGCGGTCGATCCCGAACGCGGCAGCTTCATCCTCGCGCTGCTGGCGCTCTACATCGGCGGCGCGCTCGCACTGTTCGCAATCCGCATTTCAACTGTGAAGGAAGGGACGCAGTTCGACCTCGTCAGCCGCGAAGGCGCGCTTGTCGCCAATAATCTGCTGTTGTCCGCGATCCTCGGCATCGTCTTCGTCGGGACACTCTATCCGCTGTTTGCCGAGGCGGTGTCGGGCGACAAGCTCTCGGTCGGGCCGCCCTATTTCAACGCGACGGCGGGGCCGCTGACGCTCGCGCTGGTCATCGTCATGGCGCTGGGGCCGGTCAGCCGCTGGCGACGCGACGAACTGCGCGCGGTGGTCGGGCGCGTTGCCATCCCTGTGCTCCTGTCGGCGGCGGCATTGCTGGCGATGGTCGTGTTCGCGCCGCGCATCCATATCCTGTCGTTCCTCGGTATCGTGCTGGCGGTCGGAGTCGGGGCGGCAAGCCTCGCGCCGTTATGGGGCCGCAACCTCCGCCGCACGCCGATGATCACCTACGGCATGGTGCTCGCGCATTTCGGCGTCGCGGTCAGCCTTGCGGGCATGGCGACCGAGAGCGCGTTCATCAAGGAGACGCTGGTCGCGTCGCAGATGGGCGAGACCCACACTGTCGGCCCGTACAAGATCACGCTGAAATCCATCGAGCCTGTTGCCGGACCGAATTGGACCGCGCTCGAGGCCGAACTGGTGGCGCAGCGCGGCGACAACACGCCATTCACCCTGCGTCCCCAATCGCGGATGTTCTCTAACCCGCCGACGGAAACCAACGAGGCCGCGATTGCGACGAGGCTCGACGGGCAGCTCTACCTCGTGCTCGGTAAGCCCGACGGGCAGGGCCGTTGGCAGTTGCGGCTGTGGTGGAAGCCGATGGTGACGCTGATCTGGCTGGGCGGTGCCCTGATCGCGCTGGGCGGTCTGCTCTCGCTCATCGGGCGCAGCTTGCGCGAACGCGGGCAGTCGCTGCGAAAGGCCTATGGGTGA
- a CDS encoding DsbE family thiol:disulfide interchange protein, translating into MKRLLLWLPLGAFVVFFGILALGLYAPDDRTHPSKLIGKPMPTFNLPPAASGRPGLTSADLRGQPRLVNVFASWCVPCATEAPVLGMIAQQGVIVDGIAIRDRPQDLAGFLTRHGNPFRAIGDDPASQVQIALGSSGVPETFVVDGAGMIRYQHIGPIGPGDVDTILAKLGAAR; encoded by the coding sequence GTGAAGCGCTTGTTGCTCTGGCTGCCCCTCGGGGCGTTTGTCGTCTTCTTCGGCATACTTGCACTCGGCCTGTACGCGCCCGACGACCGCACCCACCCTTCGAAACTGATCGGCAAGCCGATGCCAACGTTCAACCTGCCGCCTGCAGCCTCAGGGCGTCCGGGCCTGACCAGTGCCGACCTGCGCGGCCAGCCGCGCCTCGTCAACGTTTTCGCCAGCTGGTGCGTCCCTTGTGCGACCGAGGCACCGGTGCTCGGCATGATCGCGCAACAGGGCGTCATTGTCGACGGCATCGCCATCCGCGACCGCCCGCAGGATCTCGCCGGTTTCCTGACCCGCCACGGCAATCCGTTCCGCGCCATTGGTGACGATCCCGCGTCGCAGGTCCAGATTGCGCTGGGGTCGTCGGGCGTGCCCGAAACATTCGTGGTCGATGGCGCGGGCATGATCCGGTACCAGCATATCGGGCCGATCGGGCCGGGGGATGTCGATACGATATTGGCAAAACTGGGGGCCGCGCGATGA
- a CDS encoding cytochrome c-type biogenesis protein, with protein sequence MIRRIALVALLAIAQPALADSLMPQAPLANTQLADPVKEAAAQELMLSIRCLVCQGQSIADSDAEMAADMRSLIRTRVQAGERPEAIRSWLVERYGNWVTYDPPLDMATAPLWIAPLLLLGFGLFLARGRFRRRR encoded by the coding sequence ATGATCCGCCGTATCGCCCTCGTCGCGCTGCTGGCGATTGCCCAACCGGCGCTGGCCGACTCGCTGATGCCGCAGGCGCCGCTTGCCAACACCCAGCTTGCCGATCCGGTGAAAGAAGCCGCTGCACAGGAGTTGATGCTCTCGATCCGCTGCCTCGTGTGTCAGGGCCAGTCGATCGCCGACAGCGATGCCGAAATGGCCGCCGACATGCGTTCGTTGATCCGGACGCGGGTGCAGGCCGGGGAAAGGCCCGAAGCGATCCGTAGCTGGCTCGTCGAGCGTTACGGCAATTGGGTAACCTACGATCCGCCGCTCGACATGGCGACCGCACCCTTGTGGATCGCGCCGCTGCTGCTGCTTGGATTCGGGCTGTTTCTGGCGCGCGGTCGCTTCCGGAGGCGGCGCTGA
- a CDS encoding cytochrome C biogenesis protein, with product MAWVSALGFVVVALGLISRFAKLPRTGLELTLAAVLVGIAGYVWQGSPTQAGSPVEAKDKGFVPPNVALRASRAATANNYGDAAKVAEFADTLDRMGLTREGVIAVKTAMRKDPDNVELWVALGNTLVAHGGGTLSPAAEFAFQRGAQLSPEHPGPPFFMGLALANAGRAEDAGQVWRGLLARTPKDAPWRADLEARLTAIGGMPEPQAPEAKLGN from the coding sequence ATGGCGTGGGTTTCCGCTCTCGGTTTTGTAGTCGTTGCGCTCGGCCTGATCTCGCGCTTCGCTAAATTGCCGCGTACCGGACTCGAACTGACGCTGGCCGCTGTCCTCGTCGGGATCGCAGGCTATGTCTGGCAAGGATCGCCAACGCAGGCCGGATCGCCGGTGGAGGCGAAGGACAAGGGGTTTGTACCCCCCAATGTCGCGCTTCGCGCGTCGCGCGCTGCAACCGCCAACAATTACGGCGATGCCGCCAAGGTTGCCGAATTCGCCGATACGCTCGACCGGATGGGACTGACCCGCGAAGGGGTGATCGCGGTCAAGACGGCAATGCGGAAAGACCCGGACAATGTCGAACTCTGGGTGGCGCTGGGGAACACGCTCGTCGCGCACGGGGGCGGCACTCTGTCGCCTGCAGCCGAATTCGCCTTTCAGCGTGGCGCGCAATTGTCCCCCGAACATCCGGGGCCCCCGTTCTTCATGGGACTGGCGCTCGCGAATGCCGGACGGGCCGAAGATGCGGGGCAGGTGTGGCGCGGTTTGCTCGCCCGCACGCCGAAGGATGCGCCGTGGCGTGCCGACCTCGAGGCGCGGTTGACCGCCATCGGCGGCATGCCCGAACCACAGGCACCGGAAGCCAAATTAGGCAATTGA
- a CDS encoding LacI family DNA-binding transcriptional regulator, with protein MSHSSSDAPPRRIRNIAELAELAGVSPGTVSRALSGAGLISSKTRERIQALAREHEFTPNAMARNLRIQRTGAIGVVIPLGHETGQHISDPFFMTMLGHLADALTERGYDLLLSRVIPTNGDWLDRIVDSGRTDGVIVIGQSDQSATLDRVAARYRPLVVWGGRSEGQVHCSVGSDNRRGGMLATQHLIERGCKRIAFFGDPRAQEIEQRLAGCREAMAAAGLSDALTVFPAHLVAEDAQPDIARFLSGSGDRPQGIVAASDIIAMSAIQAMVERAIPVPDEVRVVGYDDLPIAQQTLPRLTTIRQDIAGGAGHLVDLLLRRIAGEDTDGVVMAPELVVRGSS; from the coding sequence ATGAGTCACAGTTCGTCCGACGCGCCGCCCCGACGCATCCGCAACATCGCCGAACTGGCCGAACTGGCGGGAGTATCGCCGGGTACGGTATCGCGCGCACTGAGCGGCGCGGGCCTGATCAGCAGCAAAACCCGCGAGCGTATTCAGGCGCTAGCCCGCGAGCATGAATTCACGCCCAATGCGATGGCCCGCAACCTGCGCATCCAGCGGACCGGGGCAATCGGCGTTGTCATTCCGCTGGGGCATGAGACCGGACAGCATATTTCCGATCCGTTCTTCATGACGATGCTCGGGCATCTGGCGGATGCGCTGACCGAACGCGGTTACGACCTGCTGCTGTCGCGCGTGATTCCGACCAATGGCGACTGGCTCGACCGCATCGTCGATTCCGGACGGACCGACGGCGTCATCGTCATCGGTCAGTCGGACCAGTCGGCAACGCTCGACCGGGTCGCTGCACGCTATCGCCCGCTGGTCGTCTGGGGCGGACGCAGCGAGGGGCAGGTGCATTGCTCGGTCGGGTCCGACAACCGGCGCGGCGGGATGCTGGCGACGCAGCACCTGATCGAGCGGGGCTGCAAGCGTATCGCCTTCTTCGGCGATCCGCGCGCGCAGGAAATCGAACAGCGTCTGGCGGGTTGCCGCGAGGCGATGGCCGCAGCGGGTCTGAGCGATGCGTTGACTGTCTTTCCCGCGCATCTGGTGGCCGAAGACGCCCAGCCCGACATCGCCCGCTTTCTGTCGGGCAGCGGCGACCGACCGCAGGGGATTGTCGCCGCGTCGGACATCATCGCGATGAGCGCGATCCAGGCGATGGTCGAGCGCGCGATACCCGTCCCCGACGAAGTCCGCGTCGTGGGCTATGACGATTTGCCCATTGCCCAGCAGACCCTGCCGCGCCTGACCACGATCCGGCAGGATATTGCGGGCGGCGCGGGGCATCTCGTCGACTTGCTGCTGCGCCGGATTGCGGGCGAGGACACCGACGGCGTGGTGATGGCGCCCGAACTGGTCGTGCGCGGGTCGAGCTAG